The following are encoded together in the bacterium genome:
- the ispH gene encoding 4-hydroxy-3-methylbut-2-enyl diphosphate reductase, whose amino-acid sequence MKITLAKHAGHCFGVKAAMKKAFETAESGHDAIHTLGPIIHNPQVVEKLEKEGVFAVKNLSEISKGVIIIRSHGVSPDVLEEAAARGLSIVDATCTFVQRAHKLAKELVEQGYDLLILGDAAHPEVEGILGAVKGAALVISSAEEVVALPRKSKYGLIAQTTQSLENLQAVTSALLTRTTTLKVMNTICNATTDLQAETQMLAKEVDIMLVVGGRNSANTSRLAEISRTAGVQTYHIETADEIQGSWLEKMNHVGVTAGTSTPDWIINDVMERIKFLEKSFL is encoded by the coding sequence GTGAAAATCACACTTGCCAAACATGCAGGTCACTGTTTTGGAGTTAAGGCTGCGATGAAAAAAGCCTTTGAGACTGCCGAATCGGGACATGATGCCATTCATACATTGGGACCGATTATTCATAACCCGCAAGTGGTTGAAAAGCTTGAAAAGGAAGGTGTTTTTGCTGTTAAAAACTTGAGCGAGATATCAAAGGGTGTTATAATCATTCGTTCTCATGGCGTATCACCCGATGTATTGGAAGAAGCGGCCGCCCGAGGACTGTCTATTGTAGATGCAACCTGTACATTTGTGCAGCGGGCGCATAAACTGGCCAAGGAGCTGGTGGAACAAGGCTATGATCTTCTGATTTTAGGTGATGCAGCCCATCCCGAAGTGGAAGGCATCTTAGGAGCGGTGAAAGGTGCTGCTTTGGTGATCAGCAGTGCAGAAGAAGTTGTTGCGTTGCCGCGGAAAAGCAAGTATGGACTGATTGCGCAGACAACCCAGAGTCTTGAGAATCTTCAGGCAGTGACCAGTGCTTTACTGACGCGCACGACAACGCTCAAAGTGATGAATACGATTTGTAATGCCACCACTGATTTACAGGCTGAAACACAGATGCTTGCCAAAGAGGTGGATATAATGCTGGTGGTGGGTGGTCGTAACAGCGCCAACACCTCGCGTTTGGCGGAGATAAGCCGCACAGCAGGTGTGCAGACTTATCATATTGAAACAGCGGATGAGATTCAGGGTAGCTGGCTGGAAAAGATGAATCACGTCGGTGTGACGGCAGGGACGTCAACACCCGATTGGATAATCAATGACGTTATGGAACGCATCAAATTCCTTGAGAAGAGTTTTTTATAG
- a CDS encoding 1-acyl-sn-glycerol-3-phosphate acyltransferase, protein MNFLYWFGRTMSSLLLHLFHGIKVYGRDRVPKKGGIILACNHASHMDPPTVGVAVKKRNLHFMARSTLFKPAWFGKVIEAVNSHPIIRGKGREQNWDAFVNLVEQGEALLVFPEGTRTKDGELQRGKTGVGLLVHMCQVPVYPVYVRGTFQAWPKGGKWKPGKVSVRFGSQVQLEDLFLQSGEKRTLRQISDRVMDAISGLKKETEITLVEKKKR, encoded by the coding sequence ATGAATTTTCTTTATTGGTTTGGGCGTACAATGTCTTCGCTGTTACTCCACCTGTTTCACGGCATTAAGGTTTACGGGCGTGATCGGGTGCCCAAAAAAGGCGGGATTATTCTGGCGTGTAATCATGCCAGCCATATGGACCCGCCGACAGTCGGCGTGGCAGTGAAAAAACGCAACCTTCATTTTATGGCACGTTCCACGTTGTTTAAGCCGGCCTGGTTTGGGAAAGTTATTGAAGCGGTCAATTCCCATCCTATTATTCGCGGCAAAGGCCGCGAGCAAAACTGGGATGCGTTTGTTAATCTGGTAGAGCAGGGCGAAGCATTGCTGGTTTTTCCTGAAGGGACACGGACCAAAGACGGAGAATTACAGCGGGGAAAAACCGGTGTCGGACTTTTAGTACACATGTGTCAGGTGCCGGTTTATCCGGTTTATGTTAGAGGAACTTTTCAAGCCTGGCCCAAAGGCGGTAAGTGGAAGCCGGGCAAGGTGTCGGTTCGTTTTGGCAGTCAGGTTCAGTTGGAGGATCTTTTTCTGCAATCAGGCGAGAAACGTACGCTTCGACAAATATCGGACCGTGTGATGGACGCCATTTCCGGTTTGAAAAAGGAAACCGAGATCACCTTGGTTGAAAAGAAAAAGAGGTAG
- a CDS encoding S1 RNA-binding domain-containing protein, which produces MMVDEKRSFEPGFEGTPVKDQDEQISGGTPLHDTDESETPLYVSKDKLDPVVGIGPGTPLNEPEPMEVSEPPVVEAHPPAKEPVAPVSEPGPVVASVPQPEPVAQAAVTPEPEQPAVEPEAVSSEPEGDFATELAQAMESEPEPGEIVRGKVIRIDDDGVVIDIGSKSEGIIPKQEFLNAKGEFNTVVGDEVEVLMERRENREGLLVLSKEKVDKRKGWNVAKAALANNTSMEGLIFQKCKGGFMVDLGGVQAFLPASQLDLTQVSNPDDFLDKSFQFKIEKLNRERGNIVVSRRSHLLDIRSKQRDDVISKLTPGRMVHGVVKNITNFGAFLDIGGVDGLLHVNDMSWSKVNNPRHYVTLGDELEVLILSIDAESGKVALGLKQKSEDPWVNIAEKYPKDSMVEGEVVTLADFGAFLRLEEGVEGLLPVSEMSWTRRVRHPKEMLKKGDSVRVKVLVIDGGAKKITLGLRQTEPEPFSLFLESHKRGDIVAGEVKTLAKYGVFIELAEGVTGLLHISDLAWNGSIKQPGDLLTVGERLKVKILEISQEKKKVSLGLKQMTDDPWLASAKKYPVGTVVQVKVVRNTKFGAFVELEPGVEGLIHISQLEKEKTKNDPEPLTEGGMVEAKVIRVNWEEHKIGLSIREALMAQEAAEMKKYLNPQNKPGISLGEASGVDLEALKKRLQNQADAQ; this is translated from the coding sequence ATGATGGTTGATGAAAAAAGAAGTTTTGAACCGGGTTTCGAGGGGACACCCGTAAAAGATCAGGATGAACAGATCAGCGGCGGGACACCGCTGCATGATACTGATGAATCCGAAACACCCCTTTATGTTTCAAAAGACAAACTTGATCCGGTCGTCGGCATTGGTCCGGGCACGCCTTTGAATGAGCCTGAACCCATGGAAGTAAGTGAACCACCGGTTGTTGAGGCACATCCTCCGGCAAAGGAACCGGTGGCACCGGTATCGGAACCCGGACCCGTGGTTGCGTCTGTACCGCAGCCGGAACCGGTTGCGCAAGCCGCAGTAACGCCGGAACCGGAACAGCCCGCAGTTGAACCGGAGGCTGTTTCCAGCGAACCTGAGGGTGACTTTGCAACGGAACTCGCCCAAGCCATGGAAAGCGAACCGGAACCCGGCGAGATCGTACGCGGCAAGGTTATTCGGATTGATGATGATGGCGTTGTAATTGACATTGGTTCCAAATCCGAGGGTATTATACCGAAACAGGAATTTTTAAATGCCAAGGGTGAATTTAATACCGTGGTTGGCGATGAAGTGGAAGTTTTGATGGAGCGCCGGGAAAACCGTGAGGGGTTGCTGGTATTATCCAAAGAAAAAGTGGACAAACGTAAAGGCTGGAATGTTGCTAAAGCGGCGTTGGCCAATAACACGTCTATGGAAGGATTGATTTTTCAAAAGTGCAAAGGCGGCTTTATGGTTGACTTGGGAGGCGTACAGGCGTTTCTGCCGGCGTCCCAGTTGGACCTTACCCAAGTGAGCAATCCTGATGATTTTCTTGATAAGTCTTTTCAGTTTAAAATTGAAAAACTCAATCGTGAGCGCGGAAATATTGTTGTTTCGCGGCGCAGCCATTTGTTGGATATTCGCAGCAAGCAACGGGATGATGTTATTTCAAAGCTCACCCCCGGGCGCATGGTACATGGTGTGGTAAAGAACATCACCAATTTTGGCGCATTTTTAGATATTGGCGGCGTGGACGGATTGCTTCATGTCAATGATATGTCCTGGTCCAAAGTGAACAACCCCCGGCACTATGTCACGTTGGGAGATGAACTGGAAGTCTTGATTTTAAGCATTGATGCTGAATCCGGGAAAGTCGCTTTGGGTCTTAAACAAAAAAGTGAAGATCCCTGGGTAAATATTGCGGAAAAATATCCTAAAGACAGTATGGTGGAAGGTGAGGTCGTCACGCTGGCGGATTTCGGCGCTTTTCTGCGTCTGGAAGAGGGTGTGGAAGGGCTTTTGCCGGTTTCGGAAATGTCCTGGACAAGGCGTGTGCGTCATCCCAAGGAAATGTTGAAAAAAGGCGATAGTGTTCGGGTCAAGGTATTGGTGATTGACGGCGGGGCCAAGAAAATAACCCTGGGTCTTCGCCAGACGGAACCGGAACCGTTTTCGCTTTTTTTAGAATCACATAAGCGCGGTGATATTGTTGCAGGAGAGGTTAAAACCCTTGCTAAATACGGTGTTTTTATCGAATTGGCGGAAGGTGTGACCGGATTGCTGCATATTTCCGATCTTGCCTGGAACGGGTCAATTAAGCAGCCGGGTGATTTACTCACGGTTGGGGAGCGCCTCAAGGTTAAGATTTTGGAGATCAGTCAGGAGAAAAAGAAAGTTTCTTTGGGGTTGAAACAGATGACCGATGATCCCTGGCTTGCCAGTGCTAAAAAATATCCGGTGGGAACCGTGGTTCAGGTAAAGGTGGTGCGCAATACCAAGTTCGGTGCCTTTGTGGAATTGGAACCGGGAGTGGAGGGCTTGATTCATATCTCGCAATTGGAAAAAGAAAAAACCAAAAATGATCCCGAGCCACTGACGGAAGGCGGGATGGTTGAGGCTAAAGTTATTCGGGTCAATTGGGAAGAACACAAGATCGGTCTTTCGATCCGCGAGGCGCTTATGGCGCAGGAAGCGGCGGAAATGAAAAAATATTTGAACCCGCAAAACAAACCCGGCATTTCGCTGGGCGAAGCTTCCGGGGTTGATCTGGAAGCATTGAAGAAACGTCTTCAAAATCAGGCTGACGCTCAATAG